The DNA region TCGTTCGGCCGGAGTCGACGCAGATCATGGAAGGACTCGAGAAACTCGGGAGTCTCACCAAATCCATCAGGCGCGCGGGGTTCCACGCCGAAGACCGCGTACTCTCGATAAGGCCCGTCGCCGTCAGCGAGCAGATGGCCAGAGCGCTCCAGGTGCAGCCGGGATCGCCCGCGCACATGATCGAAAGCCTCAGGCTGGCCGACGACCAGCCGGTCATCTACACCTGTGACATCCTCCCCGCTTCCCGTTTCAAGAACGCCGACATGCTAGAGAAGCGGCGCAACTACGAATCCCTCCTCGAATTCCTGTGGGATAACGCCGGCATCCAGATCGGCTACTGCGTCGCACGGGTGAAGGTGGTGCTGGCCGCGCCGCCGATTAGCCATCTGGTCTCCGTAGAAACAGGGACGCCGCTCCTTATGATGGAGGGCGTCTCCCACGACACCGCGGATGTGCCTGTCTACGCTTCAACCTACTATTTCCGCAGCGACATCTACGACTTCGTGCTGGTCAGAAGACCGTAGTCGCGGGGGCCGGCTCAAGCCGGGCCTCATCCGCAGCCCGGTCTCTGCCCCATTTCCTCGAGATCGAGCCCGCACGCCTCTTTGAATTCACGTGCGAACGCCTTCACGTCTCCCGACATGAACGGCATTGGCTGTGAACACAATTTCTCCAGCGCATAGGGGTCTTTCAAGCCCGACGCCGTGATCATGCACACCCAGGGACCCTCGTTGTCTAGCCTTCCCTCGCGTCCTGCCTTCACGGCGGCCGCTACGGACGCGCACGACGACAGCTCAGCGAATGTGCCCTCTCGTGCGAGCGCATCCTGCACCTGATACATCTCTTCGTCGGACACCAGTACTCCGGCGCCGTTCGAGTTCTTGAGAGCATACAGGCCTTGATAGCTCCCGGTGCCTCCCGCGATGGAGACCGCCTGCGACGGCCCCGCCTGAAGCTCCGGCACGGTATCGAGACCGCGTTCGAACGCCCTTACCAGGGGTCCTCCGACCTCGGGCTCCACCGCTACCATTCGCGGCATCGCAGTGGACCAGCCCAATTCCTCCATTTCCCAGAAGCCCTTCCATATGCCGAACAGCCCCTCGGCGCGGCCCACCGGCACGAACACCGCCGACGGAGTCTCCCCGAGGTCCTCGAACATCTCATACGCCATCGTCTTGTGCCCCTCGACCCCGAACGGGTTTCCGGCGGACATTGGGCTGCAGTAGTTTCCCACCGGATACCACCCGAACTCCTTCACACAATGGCCCATGAGCGCCCACCTGTCCATCGGCTTGCAGGCGAGCACTATTGCGCCGAGCGACCTCATGAGCGCCACCATTGGGCGCGGGGCGTTGGGGATGGTGAATACTACACACGGGATCCCAGCCTTGGCGGCGTAGGCCGCGGCCGCCGCGCCGTGGTTGCCTGACGATGCCACCGTTATCACGCGCGCGCCGGTCGAGGCGCCGTGGCAAACCGCGACGTAGCATAGCCTGTCCTTGAAAGACCAGGTGGGGTTGCGTGACTCATCCTTGAGGTATACCGGTGAAACCCCGGACTTTTCCTCAGCCCATCTGCTACGTACCAGCGGGGTCCCTCCCTCGCCGAGGGAGATCGCCGGGGCGCGCTCATCGAGTGGAAGTATCTCTCGGTACCTGATCAATCCTCTGCGCCTTCCTGACAGGCTCTCCGGTCTGAAGACGTGCCTGAGCGCCCCGTAATCGAACACCACGTGCAGGCACGACAGGAACGTATCCGTCTTGCACACGGGGCAACCCTCGGGCATGAGCTTCAGTTCGAACGTGGACTTGCAGTTGAGGCATTGGAGATACTTCGCGTACCCCGCGGCGTTCTTCCAGACGTTGCGTTCCATATCACTGATCCTCCTCATCCTCCTCAAACTCGAGGCCCATCATGAGGTATTCCTGATCGAAGAGACGGACGGCGCTGCTCGCGCCGCCCGACGTATGGCGTCTTGTGCGTTGCGCTCGGACACAGCTTACACGTACAGCCCCTTGATCTCAGGGATGCCGGGCATCGTTAGCCTGCCGTCCTCCATGATCGGCTCCCCGTCCAGGTAAACTGTGGGCCTCCAGAACACGTTGTCGAAGTGCCCGTTGACCGTGATCTTCCCAGCCATGGTAGACTCGTTGTTGCCCATCCCAAAATGCGCGGTGCCGTAGACGGCCTCGTCCTCGATGAACCTGCCTCTCATATGGGCCTTGGGGTTGAGCCCGATCCCGAGCTCGGCGATCATCCGGATCCTGTCGTCGCCGACTGCCTCTATCCTGTGGATCAGCCGCCCGGCGTCCGCGCCGCCCCTGACGTCCACTATCCGCCCGGCCTCGACCACGAGAGTGACCGGTTCCCGTACGAGCCCGATGGCCGACTGGCACGCATCCACCACAATGACCCCGCGAGCGGTGCCTTCCACCGGAGCGATGTTCGCCTCGATGCACGGGGGCCCGGCGAAGTTGGCAGCATACTCCGGCTCCCGCCTGCAGTACCCGTGCTCGAGGTCCACGTTGACCCTTCCGCGGAGGTCAACCCACATGTCGGTGCCGCCGGGCGAAGTAACCCTGGCCTCGTTAGCCCGTGAAAGAGCCTGGTTAACAGCGATTGTGATTTCCTTCATCTCCTTGAACGGAGATTCGGGTATGGTACGCGCGAATATCTCCTCATCGGCATGCGGTATCGTGAGGCAACGGCAGCCGGCCTTGCTTGCATCGCGTCTTGCCTGGCAGTGGCTCAACGACCACTCGGTGGGCATGAAGCACACATCGGCGCTCTTCATTGCCTCGGCGATCGCCCTGGGTGGATTCATCCCGTGAACCCGTCCGTAGGTCGGGAGGACGACCATGGAAGACTCCAGGGTTACCTCGAGCGCCGCCGCCAGCAGGGCCTCGCCGAGATTGGTGTGCATGGTGTCGGTGATGATCAGGACGCTCTCGTTGGGCCCGACCCCCGCGCACTCCTCCACGAGCCGCCTCGCGCCCCTGAAAATGTCGGGGCTTAACCTTGACATACTGTCTCGACACCTCCTGGAACTAGCGGAAACGTCGCACATCCAGATATCGAAGGGCCACCCCGCCGGCGGTCCGTCGCCGGCGGCGGCCCCATACCTACTCCGTCAGAACGAACTTACCTTCCTTGACCACCGTAATGAGGAGCTTCTTCGCGGCGGCGTCGGGCACGCGTTCGGCGGTGAATGTCGTGTCGCCGGTCGCTCCCTTGAACCCTTTGATCTGCGCGAGCTGGTCGCGTACCGCCTTGCGGTCCGCCTTGCCCGCCTTCTTGATCGCCTCGGCAAGGATCTTCACCGCGTCGTAGGCGTAGGGAGCCCAACCGTCGGAGTCCTTATTATACTTGTTTTTGAATCCGTCGATGAACGCCTTGGTGCCAGGGTCCTTGCTGCTCGGATGGAACCACGTTGCGACGTACGCGCCCTCCGCTGCGGGACCCGCGATCTTCACGAAATCCGGGGAATACACCCCGTCGGCCGCCGCTATCATGCAGCTGAGGCCGAGCTTCTTGGCCTGGATGGCGAGCTGAGCGCCGTTCGCGTAGAATACAAACAGGGCGAGCGCGTCGGGATTGGCGTTCTTGACGTTTGTAAGGAGCACGGTGAAGTCCTGCTCACCGCTGGGAGCCACCGTTCCGGTGTATACGACCTCGCCACCGCCGTCTTTGACGGTTTTGGCGGCGATCTCCGAAATGCCCTTGCCGTAGTCGTCGTTCACGTAGATTATGGCTATCTTCTTCTTGCCCTTGGCCAGAAGCCACTTCACAAGGCCCGACCCCTGGTGGGTGTTGGTAACATTGACCCTGAAGATGAAGTCCCCGGCCTTGGTGGCGTCCGGGTGCGTGGACGCTATGGCGATTTCCGGAATGCCGGCCTTCTGGTAGACCGGCGACGCCGCCATCGTGCAGCTCGTGAAGAAGTGACCCACTACCGCCACGACGTCCTTGTCGGTGGCGATCTTCTGGGCCACGTTGACTGCTTCTTTCGGATCGCCCTTATCGTCCGCGAAGTCCAGCGCGATCTTCCTGCCCAGAACCCCTCCGGCCGCGTTTATCTCGTCGACGGCCATCCTGGCGCCATCCTTGAGCGACTCGCCCCACTGTGCCGAGTTGCCAGTCATCGGCGCCGCGAGGATAACCCTGATGTCACCCGAGGATGAGGAGCCGCAACCCTGCAGCGCGCCCAGTGAGACGACAACCAGAGCGCAAATCGCAACCCTCAGATTTCTCATTTCGAATGCCCCCCGTGTGTTGTGTTGCCGCTAAATGACCGAGACGACTGCCGCTCTCTTTACCCCCGCGCCTCACCCCTTCCACCGAGATACGCATCCCTGACCCGCTCGTCCGCCGCCAGGTCGAGCGCAGGTCCACTCATGACGATGTTGCCACGCTCCATCACGTATGCGCGGTTGGATATCTCAAGGGCCATGTTTGCGTTCTGCTCGACGAGGAGTATCGGAGTACCATCCCCCGCAATCTGACGGATGGTGTCGAAGATGCGTTCAACGAACAGCGGCGCCAATCCCATGGACGGTTCGTCCAGCAGCAGGAGCCTCGGCGAGGCCATTAAGGCCCTCCCGATGGCCAGCATCTGCTGCTCACCGCCGCTGAGGGTGCCCCCAAGCTGCCGCAGCCTCTCCCTGAGGACGGGGAACAAACTCAGGACCTTGTCCATGTTGCGGCCGGCCATCCTGGCGTCGCTGGCGAGAAAGGCTCCGGTAAGGAGGTTCTCCCTGACCGTGAGCAGCGAGAATATCCTTCTCCCCTCGGGAACGTGCATGAGCCCGCCGCGTGCGATCGTATGGGGCGGAAGGCCGGTGATGTCTTTCCCGGCAAACCGGATACTTCCCGCACTGGGCCTGAGTACTCCCGAGACGCACTTCAGCAATGTCGTCTTGCCGGCCCCGTTGGCGCCGATGAGGCACACGATCTCGCCCGCCCCGACCTCCAGGCTGACCCCGTGAAGCGCGGCTATGCTCCCGTATGAAGCCCTCAGTCCATCAACCTGCAGCATTTTTTGCTCTCCCCAGGTATGCGGAAATGACCGCTTCGTTCACCCGTACCTCGGCGGGAATGCCTTCGGCGATCTTGGATCCGTGGTTCAACACGATGACTTTGTCCGACAGCCCCATCACAAACCGCATGTCGTGCTCTATGAGGAGGATGGTCGTCCCCTCCGCGTTGAGATAGCGCAGGTGGTCGGCGAACCCGGACGTCTCGGTGGGGTTCATGCCAGCCGTGGGTTCGTCGAGCAAGAGCAGGCGCGGCTTTGTCGCCAACGCGCGGACGAGCTCCAGTCTCCTCTGGTCCCCGTATGAAAGGGTGCGGGCTTTGTCGAAGCGCCTGTCGTAGAGCCCCGCGGTCTTCAACAGCTCGCAGGCCTCCTCCAACACCCTTTTCTCCTCAGCACGCACCGCGGGCGCCGCCAGGATGCTTTGCACCAGTCCGTACTGCGCCCGGGTACTGAGGGTCCACAACACGTTCTCCAGAACGCTAAACCCGGGGAACAGCCGGATGTTCTGGAACGTGCGGGCCACGCCGCATTTGTTGACCTCGTGGGGTGGGAGGCTCGTGAGCTCCCTACCGTCGAGCCGGACGCTCCCCCGGTCGGCGCGGAGCACTCGAGTGATAAGGTTGAACACGGTGGTTTTCCCCGCGCCGTTTGGCCCTATCAGCCCCACTACACGGCCGCGTGGGACGCTGAACGTGAGGTCGTTTACCGCCTGGAGCCCCATGAACGACTTGGTCAGGCCCGCAACTTCAAGCAGCCCCTCCGTGTTCATTTCGTCCCGACCACCCCTTCAGGCCGCACCGCCATGAGAACTACCAGCGCGACCCCGTATACGAGCAGCCTGAGTTCAGCAATGGGCCTGAGTAATTCCGGGAACAGGACCAGGAGCGCGGAGCCGATAACCGGACCCCAGAACGTGCCGCGGCCTCCGAGTATGACCATGCAGAGCACCAGAATGGATTCGTCCAGGGAGAAGTTCGACGGGTTGATGTACGAGACGTAGTGGGCATAAAGCCATCCCGCCACGGCCGCCAGACCGGAGCTTATCATCAACGCCCACATCTTGGCCGCGAAGACGTTCACCCCCATCACCTGCGCCACGACCTCGTCCTCGCGCACTGCCTGCCAGAAGCGACCGAATCTCCCATGCTGCAGGTTCCACAACCCAAGCAGCACGAGCGTCACCACCGCGAACACGAGACAGTAGAACCTGGCCCCGGAGCCAAGGTCGAACGACCCCAGCCTCGGCGACGGTATGGCCTTTATGCCGAATGGTCCCTGTGTGATCTCCACCAGGTTGAGCATCAGGCTGCGCATGATCTCGCCGAAGCCGAGGGTGGCGATGGCGAAGTAGTGACCCCGCAACCTGAGAGATGGGGCGCCCAGCACCGCCCCAGCGAGCATGCCGAGTACGACCGCAACCGGCAGTCCCGCCCAGAAGCCCAGCCAGGACCCGGGTATCACGCGAGTGCTGGTGATGGCGCCGGCGTATGCGCCGAGCCCGTAGAAGCCCGCGTGTCCCAGGTGAAGCAGGCCGGCCAACCCGACGCTGATGTTGAGCCCCGCGGAAAGTATCACGTAGATTCCGAGCACGTTGAGCAGGTGTATGACGTAGCCGTCCCTCACAACGAAGGGAGTCAGCATGGCCACGACCCACAGGCCGGCAAGCACGACCAGCTTGTTGCCCGCGCGTTCCCGCCGTATCGCGCCCACTGACCTCACCCGCCCTTCTCGGACGAAACGCCGAGGATTCCGGATGGTTTGAACAGCAACACCAGGAGCAGGAGCACGAATGCCAGCGCGTCTTTGTAGGCGGGCGATATGTACGCCGCTGCAAAACTCTCGGCAAGCCCGAGAATTAATCCCCCTATCATGGCGCCGTGAATGCTACCGATCCCTCCCAGGATGGCTGCAATGAACGACTTGATGCCGACTATCACGCCCATGTCGAATGAGATCGACGCGTAGAACATGGCGACAAGCATTCCAGCAATGCCGCCCAGCGCCGAGCCGAGTATGAACACGGCGCCGATAACCCTGTTGGACTCGATACCCATCATGGACGCCATTTCCGGGTCAAGGCTGACGGCCCGGACCGAAATCCCCATCCGCGTGTGGCCGATGTATCCATTGAGCGCAAACATCAGCGCTACCGCGCATAGCGGTATTACCGCCTGAAGAACTGAAAACCTGGCGCCCGCGATATCGAGGGCGTCATTCGCCAGGACCCTCGGGAACGGGAGAGTCTTGCTCCCCCACGCCAGCATGGCAAGGTTCCGCAGGACGATCGACATTCCAAGCGCGCTGATGAGCTGAGCGGACTTCGTGGCCTTCCGTATCGGTCTGTAGGCAATCCGCTCGACGAAGAACCCCGTGGTAGCAGCCCCGAGAACGCTCAGCGCTATGGAAAACCAGAACGGCAGATTCGCCAGAGCGAGCGTGGTGAACCCCATGAACGCTCCAATCATGTAGATCTCCCCATGGGCGAAGTTGATCAAGCCGAGGACGCCATAGATCAGAGTGTACCCCAGAGCCACGAGCCCATAGGTCGAGCCTACGGTGAGACCGTTGATGATCTGCTGGAGCAGCACAGTTCAACTCACCTCGCGGATCGCTGGTCACTACGGTGAAAAACCCACCTACCCTGGATTCTTGCCAGGTCCGACAGCTTACGGGCCTTCTCTACGACGATCGGGGCTACTCTCCCGATCTCGGCTTCCACGTTCGTGAGCATCGGGAACGACACGCAGATCGCCCCAATCGCAACGCCTTTCCCGTCTTTCACCGCGGCCGACACCGACGCTGTCCCGGGATACACCTCTCCGATACTGGTGGAGTAGGACCTCAAGGCCACGACTTCGAGCTCCTTGAGGAGGTCCTTGAGTCTCACCTCCATGCCGGCGTGGGTCTTCAGGTCCAAGCCGGAGAGCTGGCGCTCGACATCATCGCGAGGTAACTGGGCAAGTACGGCCTTGCCCATCGCGCAGGCATAGGCCGGAAACCGGTCGCCCGCAGACGCCACGATCCTGACCGGGGAAGTCCCCTCGATGGCAAGGAGAACCACTAAATCCATCGCGCTGAGCACCCCGAGATACGAGCTGTGCCCGCTCTCTCTGCTCAGTTCCTCCAGAATAGAGGTAGCCAGCCTGTGGACAGGACGTTGCCTGAGATACACAGAGCCGGCCTCGAAGCAGGCCAGCCCGATCCTGTACCGCCTTGTAGCCGGGTCTCTCTCGAGGAACCCCGACTCTTCCAGGGTCCGGACAAGCCGGTG from Bacillota bacterium includes:
- a CDS encoding GntR family transcriptional regulator; its protein translation is MQPEKSVRQVVGSGGTSRRLSTVAAETIRQRILSGEYHPTGRLPSEAQLAAELEVSRATLREALRLLEDDGLILSRRGAGSFVRPESTQIMEGLEKLGSLTKSIRRAGFHAEDRVLSIRPVAVSEQMARALQVQPGSPAHMIESLRLADDQPVIYTCDILPASRFKNADMLEKRRNYESLLEFLWDNAGIQIGYCVARVKVVLAAPPISHLVSVETGTPLLMMEGVSHDTADVPVYASTYYFRSDIYDFVLVRRP
- a CDS encoding pyridoxal-phosphate dependent enzyme, which produces MRRISDMERNVWKNAAGYAKYLQCLNCKSTFELKLMPEGCPVCKTDTFLSCLHVVFDYGALRHVFRPESLSGRRRGLIRYREILPLDERAPAISLGEGGTPLVRSRWAEEKSGVSPVYLKDESRNPTWSFKDRLCYVAVCHGASTGARVITVASSGNHGAAAAAYAAKAGIPCVVFTIPNAPRPMVALMRSLGAIVLACKPMDRWALMGHCVKEFGWYPVGNYCSPMSAGNPFGVEGHKTMAYEMFEDLGETPSAVFVPVGRAEGLFGIWKGFWEMEELGWSTAMPRMVAVEPEVGGPLVRAFERGLDTVPELQAGPSQAVSIAGGTGSYQGLYALKNSNGAGVLVSDEEMYQVQDALAREGTFAELSSCASVAAAVKAGREGRLDNEGPWVCMITASGLKDPYALEKLCSQPMPFMSGDVKAFAREFKEACGLDLEEMGQRPGCG
- a CDS encoding ABC transporter substrate-binding protein yields the protein MRNLRVAICALVVVSLGALQGCGSSSSGDIRVILAAPMTGNSAQWGESLKDGARMAVDEINAAGGVLGRKIALDFADDKGDPKEAVNVAQKIATDKDVVAVVGHFFTSCTMAASPVYQKAGIPEIAIASTHPDATKAGDFIFRVNVTNTHQGSGLVKWLLAKGKKKIAIIYVNDDYGKGISEIAAKTVKDGGGEVVYTGTVAPSGEQDFTVLLTNVKNANPDALALFVFYANGAQLAIQAKKLGLSCMIAAADGVYSPDFVKIAGPAAEGAYVATWFHPSSKDPGTKAFIDGFKNKYNKDSDGWAPYAYDAVKILAEAIKKAGKADRKAVRDQLAQIKGFKGATGDTTFTAERVPDAAAKKLLITVVKEGKFVLTE
- a CDS encoding ABC transporter ATP-binding protein, giving the protein MLQVDGLRASYGSIAALHGVSLEVGAGEIVCLIGANGAGKTTLLKCVSGVLRPSAGSIRFAGKDITGLPPHTIARGGLMHVPEGRRIFSLLTVRENLLTGAFLASDARMAGRNMDKVLSLFPVLRERLRQLGGTLSGGEQQMLAIGRALMASPRLLLLDEPSMGLAPLFVERIFDTIRQIAGDGTPILLVEQNANMALEISNRAYVMERGNIVMSGPALDLAADERVRDAYLGGRGEARG
- a CDS encoding ABC transporter ATP-binding protein translates to MNTEGLLEVAGLTKSFMGLQAVNDLTFSVPRGRVVGLIGPNGAGKTTVFNLITRVLRADRGSVRLDGRELTSLPPHEVNKCGVARTFQNIRLFPGFSVLENVLWTLSTRAQYGLVQSILAAPAVRAEEKRVLEEACELLKTAGLYDRRFDKARTLSYGDQRRLELVRALATKPRLLLLDEPTAGMNPTETSGFADHLRYLNAEGTTILLIEHDMRFVMGLSDKVIVLNHGSKIAEGIPAEVRVNEAVISAYLGRAKNAAG
- a CDS encoding branched-chain amino acid ABC transporter permease — its product is MGAIRRERAGNKLVVLAGLWVVAMLTPFVVRDGYVIHLLNVLGIYVILSAGLNISVGLAGLLHLGHAGFYGLGAYAGAITSTRVIPGSWLGFWAGLPVAVVLGMLAGAVLGAPSLRLRGHYFAIATLGFGEIMRSLMLNLVEITQGPFGIKAIPSPRLGSFDLGSGARFYCLVFAVVTLVLLGLWNLQHGRFGRFWQAVREDEVVAQVMGVNVFAAKMWALMISSGLAAVAGWLYAHYVSYINPSNFSLDESILVLCMVILGGRGTFWGPVIGSALLVLFPELLRPIAELRLLVYGVALVVLMAVRPEGVVGTK
- a CDS encoding branched-chain amino acid ABC transporter permease, which translates into the protein MLLQQIINGLTVGSTYGLVALGYTLIYGVLGLINFAHGEIYMIGAFMGFTTLALANLPFWFSIALSVLGAATTGFFVERIAYRPIRKATKSAQLISALGMSIVLRNLAMLAWGSKTLPFPRVLANDALDIAGARFSVLQAVIPLCAVALMFALNGYIGHTRMGISVRAVSLDPEMASMMGIESNRVIGAVFILGSALGGIAGMLVAMFYASISFDMGVIVGIKSFIAAILGGIGSIHGAMIGGLILGLAESFAAAYISPAYKDALAFVLLLLVLLFKPSGILGVSSEKGG
- a CDS encoding IclR family transcriptional regulator, producing the protein MGQTIETVRKAVEVLRCFDGSTPDLGITEISTRLGHPKSAVHRLVRTLEESGFLERDPATRRYRIGLACFEAGSVYLRQRPVHRLATSILEELSRESGHSSYLGVLSAMDLVVLLAIEGTSPVRIVASAGDRFPAYACAMGKAVLAQLPRDDVERQLSGLDLKTHAGMEVRLKDLLKELEVVALRSYSTSIGEVYPGTASVSAAVKDGKGVAIGAICVSFPMLTNVEAEIGRVAPIVVEKARKLSDLARIQGRWVFHRSDQRSAR